The following proteins come from a genomic window of Edaphobacter sp. 4G125:
- a CDS encoding TonB-dependent receptor, whose protein sequence is MLSRFMRTTLLLLACLVLSQVSLWSQDFRGTISGKVTDSNGYAIPDADVAIHSQQDAGTQTIKTDENGIYKVPFLNSGNYDITVTKSGFNVAKSVNVVVSLAQTTQVDLTLSPAGLNQEVVVSAAPELIDTQSSDRGMTIEHTRVENAPLQGQNIFAQAWSAPGVAVTSGAQRLRPFDTAGSTNMSINGSQPGGNQVLVDGTSALSQSSTVAYVPPVSATEEFRVQTSVYDAQYGWTSGGVVNVVTKSGTNRFHGSAYEMLQNTVLNANTYNSNYTGQPRGASHINTFGGSIGGPILKNRIFGFFAYEELRQFIPDPFTTSVPTALERSGDFSQSYYGTDGSGKKLLRTIYNPYTTRLDPVTKKYVRDPFPGNVIPKSMMSQVAQNVLAGLPTGNVPGNSVTNLNNLVNGPGSRKFSDLFANWVVRGDYVISPETRLFARYSRNKLTEARGFIYSTTNTVNPFDTTKNSQYNRENHNATLQFTHVINAKMTFDLRAGFERFLLRNGAFQGLKYGLPKLGFSDTFAGQVPDNIPVMNMAGYGGAGAQPQGVSPISQGNAFQGLLYMQQGRHTLRMGGEVYLNRVYSIDPGFSSGNFTFNTIFTGSDPNAANSFSGSSIASFLLGAPQSGYVDVNTSSARQQMLNSLFIQDDIHISDRLTMNAGLRWDVMTPLTDRHNALARGFDYNAASPLSVPGLTLKGGLIYAGVNGVPRGIFNPDWNNFGPRVGAAYRVNDKTVVRGGYGLVYSQTFDDPGNAPGFSQQTAMVTSVVTGIPLNTLDNPFPNGIQKPVGAALGLSANLGQNLTFADPNRRVPWTQQYSVEVQREMPGQMLFTLGYVGSHTAGLEVTRSINEVSASDLAKGTAYLSASVQNPFAGLLPGTSLNAATVQRRQLLRPYPQFLTISRMAESSGGSTYNGMQALLQKRMSNGASATLSYTYSKTLGETSFANAQDANPEKVVAAWDVAHSIQINAVYNLPFGRGQQWGSNSPVVVRALISGWRVSGLARIQSGMPLTTPTGVIPTGASAKLGNPTLTRWFDTCTRLSTGALQNCQPGESPVWATRPSDTLQTWSTRLSYVRNPPIRNLDASIMQVTPIREGFTFTLRADFLNLTNTPQWYKGPVTDATNSNFGAIAGTTDQSNLPRVIQIVGKFNF, encoded by the coding sequence ATGCTTTCTCGATTTATGCGAACGACCCTTCTTCTCCTGGCCTGTCTCGTTCTATCCCAGGTTTCTCTCTGGTCCCAGGATTTCCGCGGGACAATCTCCGGAAAGGTAACGGACTCGAACGGCTATGCCATTCCGGATGCAGATGTTGCAATCCACTCCCAGCAGGATGCAGGCACTCAGACGATCAAAACCGATGAGAATGGGATTTACAAAGTTCCATTTCTGAACTCGGGAAATTATGACATTACGGTGACGAAGAGCGGGTTCAACGTCGCAAAAAGTGTCAACGTAGTTGTTTCGCTCGCCCAGACGACCCAGGTTGACCTGACGTTATCCCCCGCGGGATTGAACCAGGAGGTCGTTGTTTCGGCGGCGCCTGAATTGATCGATACGCAGTCCTCGGACAGGGGTATGACGATTGAGCATACTCGCGTGGAGAATGCCCCACTTCAGGGGCAGAATATCTTTGCCCAGGCGTGGTCTGCTCCAGGTGTTGCGGTAACCTCGGGGGCGCAGCGTCTTCGTCCTTTTGATACCGCCGGCTCTACGAATATGTCGATCAACGGTAGCCAACCGGGCGGAAACCAGGTGCTGGTGGATGGAACGTCAGCTCTCTCGCAGTCCAGCACGGTTGCCTATGTTCCTCCTGTTTCGGCAACGGAGGAGTTTCGCGTACAGACCTCAGTCTATGACGCTCAGTATGGATGGACGAGCGGTGGTGTGGTGAACGTGGTGACGAAATCGGGTACGAATCGTTTTCATGGTTCGGCCTACGAGATGTTGCAGAACACGGTACTGAATGCGAATACCTATAACTCGAACTACACGGGGCAGCCACGTGGAGCTTCGCACATCAACACCTTTGGAGGTTCGATTGGCGGCCCAATTCTGAAGAATCGTATCTTCGGTTTCTTTGCTTATGAGGAGTTGCGGCAGTTTATCCCAGACCCGTTTACGACTTCTGTTCCGACGGCACTGGAACGCTCGGGTGACTTTTCGCAGTCCTACTATGGCACCGATGGCAGCGGAAAGAAGCTGCTGAGAACGATCTATAACCCCTATACCACCCGTCTGGATCCAGTAACGAAGAAGTATGTGCGCGATCCTTTCCCTGGCAACGTTATTCCGAAGTCGATGATGAGTCAGGTTGCTCAGAATGTGCTGGCGGGGTTGCCGACGGGCAATGTCCCGGGGAATTCGGTGACGAACCTGAATAATCTAGTCAACGGACCGGGCTCGCGGAAGTTCTCGGACCTGTTTGCTAACTGGGTGGTACGCGGTGACTACGTGATCTCTCCGGAGACGCGTCTGTTTGCTCGCTACTCGCGTAATAAGTTGACGGAGGCGCGAGGCTTTATCTATTCCACAACGAATACCGTCAATCCTTTCGATACAACGAAGAACTCGCAGTACAACCGCGAGAACCATAATGCGACGCTGCAGTTTACGCACGTCATCAACGCGAAGATGACCTTCGATCTGCGTGCAGGGTTTGAACGCTTCCTGTTGCGGAATGGTGCTTTCCAGGGATTGAAGTATGGTCTTCCGAAGCTGGGCTTCAGTGACACCTTTGCCGGACAGGTGCCGGACAATATCCCAGTGATGAACATGGCGGGTTATGGTGGCGCCGGTGCTCAGCCGCAGGGCGTTAGTCCGATTTCGCAGGGAAATGCTTTCCAGGGGCTGCTATACATGCAGCAGGGTCGTCACACGTTGCGCATGGGAGGTGAAGTTTACCTCAACCGCGTCTACTCTATTGACCCTGGTTTCAGCTCGGGTAACTTTACCTTCAACACGATCTTTACCGGCAGCGATCCGAATGCGGCCAATTCCTTCTCTGGTAGCTCGATTGCATCATTCCTGTTGGGAGCACCTCAGTCGGGTTATGTGGATGTGAACACGTCCAGTGCGCGACAGCAGATGCTGAACTCGCTGTTTATCCAGGACGACATTCACATCTCGGATCGCTTGACGATGAATGCAGGACTGCGTTGGGACGTGATGACTCCACTAACCGATCGCCACAACGCGCTTGCCCGCGGTTTCGATTACAACGCCGCGAGCCCGCTGAGTGTGCCGGGTCTGACGCTGAAGGGCGGCCTTATCTATGCCGGGGTGAATGGTGTGCCGCGCGGCATCTTCAATCCGGACTGGAACAACTTCGGCCCTCGTGTGGGAGCTGCATATCGGGTCAACGATAAGACGGTCGTTCGTGGAGGTTATGGTCTGGTGTACTCGCAGACCTTTGACGATCCAGGAAATGCTCCTGGGTTCAGCCAGCAGACGGCGATGGTGACTTCGGTTGTGACGGGAATTCCTCTCAATACGCTGGATAATCCATTCCCGAACGGCATTCAGAAGCCTGTGGGGGCGGCGCTCGGCCTGTCTGCAAATCTTGGTCAGAACCTGACCTTCGCCGATCCGAATCGCCGCGTGCCGTGGACGCAGCAATATTCCGTTGAAGTGCAACGCGAAATGCCTGGGCAGATGTTGTTTACCCTGGGATATGTGGGGAGCCATACGGCCGGTCTTGAGGTGACGCGCTCCATCAACGAGGTCTCCGCGAGCGACCTTGCGAAAGGGACAGCGTATCTTTCGGCCAGCGTGCAGAACCCATTTGCCGGATTGTTGCCAGGGACATCGCTGAATGCGGCTACCGTGCAGCGCCGTCAACTGCTGCGTCCATATCCGCAGTTTCTTACGATTTCGCGGATGGCGGAGTCGTCTGGCGGTTCAACCTATAACGGGATGCAGGCTCTGTTGCAGAAGCGTATGAGCAACGGTGCCAGCGCGACGCTCTCTTACACCTATTCGAAGACGCTGGGGGAGACGTCGTTTGCGAACGCGCAGGACGCCAATCCTGAGAAGGTTGTAGCTGCGTGGGACGTGGCACACAGTATCCAGATCAATGCGGTCTATAACCTGCCGTTTGGCCGTGGCCAGCAGTGGGGCTCGAACTCACCAGTGGTGGTTCGAGCGTTGATCAGCGGCTGGCGCGTCAGCGGTCTTGCCCGCATTCAATCGGGTATGCCACTGACGACTCCGACCGGGGTGATACCGACGGGAGCAAGCGCGAAGCTTGGAAATCCAACCCTTACCCGTTGGTTCGATACATGTACTCGTCTGAGCACGGGAGCCCTGCAAAATTGCCAGCCAGGGGAGTCTCCTGTCTGGGCTACGCGTCCCTCGGATACGCTGCAAACCTGGAGCACACGTCTCAGCTACGTGCGCAACCCACCGATTCGTAACCTGGATGCCAGCATCATGCAAGTGACTCCAATTCGTGAGGGGTTCACATTCACCCTGCGGGCTGACTTCCTCAACCTGACGAATACGCCGCAGTGGTACAAGGGACCGGTAACCGATGCGACCAACAGTAATTTTGGCGCGATTGCCGGCACTACGGACCAGTCGAATCTGCCTCGCGTGATTCAGATTGTAGGGAAGTTCAATTTCTAG
- a CDS encoding cupin domain-containing protein — MRNFNRRDLCIALSALAAAGSLTQQGEAQSKSSEVLSQSHTWTFDSLPVKHNANGGAGRAVVQGILATGEAVEVHETTLPPGQMPHPAHKHRHSEFMFIREGDLEFDNDGTKERVGPGGVIFAASNVMHGLKNVGTTNANYFVIAIGRETPMTPVSKAK; from the coding sequence ATGAGAAACTTCAACCGTCGTGATCTTTGTATTGCTCTTTCGGCGCTGGCGGCAGCAGGGAGTTTGACGCAGCAGGGTGAAGCGCAGTCGAAGTCCAGTGAAGTGCTTTCGCAGTCGCATACGTGGACCTTCGATTCCTTGCCAGTGAAGCATAATGCCAACGGCGGAGCGGGCCGTGCGGTGGTGCAGGGAATACTGGCGACAGGCGAAGCTGTCGAGGTACACGAGACGACACTGCCGCCAGGGCAGATGCCGCATCCGGCACACAAGCACCGTCACTCGGAGTTTATGTTTATTCGCGAGGGGGACCTGGAATTCGACAACGACGGGACGAAGGAGCGCGTAGGGCCGGGAGGAGTAATCTTTGCGGCTTCGAATGTAATGCACGGACTGAAGAATGTAGGGACGACGAACGCGAACTATTTTGTGATCGCGATTGGAAGAGAGACGCCGATGACGCCAGTGAGTAAGGCGAAATAA
- a CDS encoding zinc-dependent alcohol dehydrogenase family protein, which translates to MKAWQLKAFGRENLVLNDIPEPTPGPGEVLIRVSSVALNYRDKLLYDGTYNPHLEFPMTQVADAVGEIVSLGPDTSRFKVGDRVVTNYCTRWIDGHPTAKETLYTLGNIIPGALAEYLVLTEHALALAPSYLTNDEAAALPCAGLTAWYSLVEQGRLSSSQTVLLQGTGGVSLFGLQIASALGATTIVTSSSDEKLERAKALGATHTINYKTHPDWEKEALTLTNNQGVDQVLEVVGGPNVARSIKAIRPEGQISIIGIIDGFDATIPLFSLIQKHGILRGISVGPRRALEDMLRKFDEVKLHPVIDSVYSFADARHAFDRLEEGAFGKIVIRVRS; encoded by the coding sequence ATGAAAGCATGGCAGCTTAAGGCCTTCGGTCGCGAAAATCTCGTCCTCAACGACATCCCTGAACCCACTCCCGGTCCTGGTGAAGTTCTTATTCGCGTATCCTCTGTCGCGCTCAACTATCGTGACAAGCTGCTCTATGACGGTACCTACAACCCTCACCTTGAGTTCCCCATGACCCAGGTAGCCGATGCTGTCGGAGAGATCGTTTCCCTTGGCCCTGATACCTCCCGTTTCAAGGTCGGCGACCGTGTCGTCACCAACTACTGCACACGCTGGATCGACGGCCACCCGACCGCCAAGGAGACCCTCTACACTCTCGGCAACATCATTCCCGGAGCGCTCGCCGAATATCTCGTGCTCACCGAGCACGCTCTGGCCCTCGCGCCGTCCTACCTCACCAACGACGAAGCAGCCGCGCTTCCCTGCGCCGGACTCACTGCCTGGTACTCGCTCGTCGAACAAGGCCGTCTCTCCTCCAGCCAGACCGTCCTCCTTCAAGGTACCGGTGGAGTCTCCCTCTTCGGCCTTCAGATCGCCTCCGCCCTCGGGGCCACTACGATCGTCACCTCGTCCAGTGACGAAAAACTAGAGCGCGCCAAAGCCCTCGGTGCCACCCACACCATTAACTACAAGACCCATCCTGACTGGGAAAAAGAGGCTTTGACACTCACAAATAACCAAGGTGTTGATCAGGTCCTCGAGGTCGTCGGCGGCCCAAATGTCGCCCGCTCCATCAAGGCCATCCGCCCCGAAGGACAGATCTCCATCATCGGCATCATCGATGGCTTCGACGCCACCATTCCGCTCTTCAGTCTCATCCAGAAACACGGCATCCTACGCGGCATCTCCGTCGGACCCCGTCGCGCGCTCGAAGACATGCTGCGCAAATTCGATGAGGTAAAGCTCCACCCTGTTATCGATTCGGTCTACTCATTTGCCGACGCTCGCCATGCCTTTGACCGTCTTGAAGAAGGAGCTTTCGGCAAGATCGTCATTCGCGTCCGCAGCTAA
- a CDS encoding ArsR/SmtB family transcription factor, protein MPIFLPKEPSRKELLLTAVLYALSDEIRLGIVRQLAERGEQACGVFEVDRPKSSLSHHFRVLRESGVVSTRKDGKTLLNTLRREDLEARFPGFLKAVLKG, encoded by the coding sequence ATGCCGATCTTTTTACCGAAGGAGCCGTCCCGGAAGGAGTTGCTGCTGACGGCAGTGCTATACGCGCTGAGCGATGAGATTCGTTTGGGAATTGTGCGTCAGCTGGCGGAGAGGGGAGAGCAGGCTTGCGGGGTGTTCGAGGTAGACCGGCCGAAGTCGTCGCTTTCGCACCACTTCAGGGTGTTGCGGGAGTCGGGGGTGGTGTCGACGAGGAAAGATGGAAAGACGCTTTTGAACACGCTGCGACGGGAGGACCTGGAAGCGAGATTTCCGGGTTTTTTGAAGGCAGTGCTGAAAGGTTAG
- the metG gene encoding methionine--tRNA ligase subunit beta has product MSDKQNKFYVTTPIYYVNARPHIGHAYTTIAADVIARRQRALLGEDNVWFLTGTDEHGQKVQRSAQAAGITPQQFTDEVSAQFRALWQRMGITNNDYIRTTEPRHVQGVQKLFGELYSRGHIYLDTYTGQYSVGEEMFVDGPPGTIGPDGKPTETVTEENFYFRLSAFQSQLIDLIESGDFCIEPESRRNEVLSFLRGPVNQIGKDEGVWLPNSGKTAEEIEFTRVDEPAYTPGGNPYIPGVLKDLSISRSSFDWGIPVPEPAASTSQKKHVIYVWLDALANYMTAIGYGSDNPEDKAKLEKFWPADIHLVGKEIIRFHCVYWPAFLLAAGLPLPRKVQAHGWLLFEESKMSKSRGNIVRTETILDAFGNLVYASLFPDSTHAEQDLFGSDVLRYFLLREIPFGQDGSFSFDALVQRYNSDLANGYGNLVSRTLTMIEKNLDATHPGLTSPATDALAEAANKIAGSAVVLIDSTADDFAALRFTRVLTNIAAFITGVDGFFSFGTPWKLAKSDEPAAKEDLCAILSTTAEAIRVITALLYPILPYSTAKVWAQLGLGDIEVAARNGELNNLQWGGLKPGTKLGSLGPIFPRAPKELIQTMTDSEQTPTPPVLSKFVDEKTTHTKPAPADSTHPGAAPRTSELPHENPGAQVGASSAPVPELAKPPAPHTEAPASGIFAAAESTPQIAIDDFVKIDLRVAKVLVAERIPKADKLLRLEVDLGYEKRQILSGIAQWYTPEDLIGRRIIIVANLAPRKMRGFESHGMLLAASHGEDGKPILATFAEGDEIELGSRLK; this is encoded by the coding sequence ATGTCCGACAAGCAGAACAAGTTCTACGTCACTACGCCGATCTATTACGTCAACGCGCGCCCACACATCGGCCACGCCTATACCACTATTGCGGCCGACGTCATCGCCCGCCGTCAGCGTGCGCTCCTCGGCGAAGATAACGTCTGGTTCCTCACCGGAACCGATGAACATGGCCAAAAGGTGCAGCGTTCTGCCCAGGCCGCTGGGATCACCCCGCAGCAGTTTACCGATGAAGTCTCTGCTCAGTTCCGCGCTCTCTGGCAGCGCATGGGCATCACCAACAACGACTACATCCGCACCACTGAGCCCCGTCACGTCCAGGGTGTTCAGAAACTCTTCGGCGAACTCTACTCACGTGGCCACATCTATCTCGACACCTACACCGGACAGTACTCCGTCGGTGAAGAAATGTTCGTCGATGGCCCTCCCGGAACCATCGGCCCCGACGGCAAACCCACCGAGACCGTCACCGAAGAGAACTTCTACTTCCGCCTCAGCGCATTTCAGTCGCAGCTCATCGATCTCATTGAATCCGGCGACTTCTGCATCGAGCCCGAATCCCGCCGCAACGAAGTCCTCAGCTTTCTCCGCGGACCTGTAAACCAAATAGGAAAGGATGAGGGTGTATGGCTTCCAAACAGCGGCAAAACGGCTGAAGAAATCGAGTTTACGAGAGTTGATGAGCCTGCATACACACCTGGCGGCAACCCTTACATCCCAGGAGTCCTCAAAGACCTTTCCATCTCGCGCAGCTCCTTCGATTGGGGGATCCCCGTTCCCGAGCCCGCCGCCAGCACCTCCCAGAAGAAACACGTCATCTATGTATGGCTTGATGCGCTGGCCAATTACATGACCGCTATCGGTTATGGCAGCGATAATCCAGAAGACAAAGCAAAGCTGGAAAAGTTCTGGCCCGCTGACATCCACCTCGTCGGCAAGGAGATCATCCGCTTCCATTGTGTCTACTGGCCGGCCTTCCTCCTCGCTGCAGGCCTTCCTCTACCCAGGAAAGTTCAAGCTCACGGTTGGCTCCTCTTCGAAGAGTCGAAGATGTCCAAGTCGCGCGGCAACATCGTCCGCACCGAAACCATCCTCGATGCCTTCGGAAACCTTGTGTACGCCAGCCTATTTCCAGATAGCACTCACGCTGAGCAGGACCTCTTCGGCTCCGATGTCCTCCGCTATTTCCTCCTCCGCGAGATCCCCTTCGGCCAGGACGGATCCTTCTCCTTCGATGCCCTCGTTCAGCGCTACAACTCCGACCTCGCTAACGGATACGGCAATCTAGTCAGCCGCACGCTGACCATGATCGAGAAGAACCTCGATGCCACGCACCCTGGCCTGACCTCGCCCGCCACCGACGCACTCGCCGAGGCGGCCAACAAGATCGCAGGCTCTGCCGTCGTCCTCATCGATAGCACTGCCGACGACTTCGCCGCTCTTCGCTTCACCCGTGTGCTCACCAACATTGCTGCCTTCATTACTGGAGTCGATGGTTTCTTCTCCTTCGGAACACCGTGGAAACTCGCCAAGTCGGATGAACCTGCTGCAAAGGAAGATCTGTGCGCCATTCTTTCCACCACTGCCGAAGCCATCCGCGTCATCACCGCCCTGCTCTACCCCATCCTCCCTTACTCCACCGCGAAGGTATGGGCTCAGCTTGGCCTCGGCGATATCGAAGTTGCAGCGCGCAACGGCGAACTCAACAACCTCCAATGGGGCGGCCTCAAACCCGGCACGAAACTCGGATCGCTCGGCCCCATCTTCCCTCGCGCACCCAAGGAACTCATTCAGACCATGACCGACTCCGAACAGACGCCCACTCCTCCCGTGCTCTCTAAGTTCGTCGACGAGAAGACCACCCACACCAAACCTGCGCCCGCCGACTCCACGCATCCCGGAGCAGCTCCGCGCACCAGCGAGCTCCCACACGAGAATCCTGGCGCACAGGTTGGGGCCTCTTCCGCCCCTGTTCCCGAGCTTGCCAAACCTCCCGCACCTCACACTGAAGCGCCTGCTTCGGGGATCTTCGCCGCCGCCGAATCCACTCCACAGATCGCCATCGACGACTTCGTCAAGATCGATCTCCGCGTCGCAAAGGTGCTCGTCGCCGAGCGCATTCCCAAGGCCGATAAACTCCTCCGCCTCGAGGTTGACCTCGGCTACGAGAAGCGCCAGATCCTCTCCGGAATCGCCCAGTGGTACACACCTGAAGATCTCATTGGACGCCGCATCATCATCGTTGCGAACCTCGCCCCCCGCAAGATGCGCGGCTTCGAATCCCATGGCATGCTGCTCGCAGCCTCGCACGGTGAAGACGGCAAGCCCATCCTCGCCACTTTTGCCGAAGGCGATGAGATCGAACTTGGCTCACGATTGAAGTAA
- a CDS encoding VOC family protein — MTGHHKHHAINYIEFPCKDPQAIKGFYSRVFGWTFQGWGEDYISFSDGNLEGGFTRAERVDSGGARVILYSRDLEATLASVKAAGGTIHKEIFAFPGGRRFHFLDPDGNHLAVWSE; from the coding sequence ATGACTGGGCATCACAAGCACCACGCGATCAACTACATCGAATTTCCCTGCAAAGATCCGCAAGCGATCAAGGGCTTTTACTCCAGAGTCTTTGGGTGGACCTTTCAGGGCTGGGGAGAGGACTACATCTCTTTCAGTGACGGAAATCTTGAAGGCGGCTTTACGAGAGCCGAGCGGGTCGATTCTGGCGGCGCCCGAGTCATCCTCTACAGCCGCGACCTCGAAGCCACTCTAGCCTCGGTGAAAGCTGCCGGAGGCACCATCCATAAGGAGATCTTTGCTTTTCCGGGTGGACGGCGCTTTCACTTCCTCGATCCCGATGGCAATCATTTAGCCGTCTGGTCTGAATAA
- a CDS encoding FadR/GntR family transcriptional regulator: MIKKETVSDATPHSQLTMQVVEHVRSLIASGEVKPGDRLPPERELARKLKISRSSLRAGIGFLSAMGVLKSRHGAGTFVSSGPPALDSSSLSVLGVLHGFLPWQMFEARLVLESSIAALAAERATDEHVAELAEEVAEMYAAITDPQEYLIHDVRFHRTIARAAGNPILAALMETITANLYEYRSKTVQNAKDLKESAEMHREVFRAIRSHNPNHAREAMEKHLNLARTAQAAEIEQISQSADAVETVTD; this comes from the coding sequence TTGATTAAAAAAGAGACCGTCAGCGACGCTACCCCGCACAGCCAGCTCACCATGCAGGTCGTCGAGCATGTTCGCTCTCTCATCGCCTCAGGTGAGGTCAAACCCGGCGATCGCCTTCCCCCCGAGCGGGAGTTAGCTCGCAAGCTTAAGATCAGCCGCTCCAGCCTCCGCGCCGGTATCGGCTTCCTCTCTGCCATGGGAGTGCTCAAGAGCCGCCATGGTGCAGGAACCTTCGTCTCCAGCGGCCCTCCCGCCCTCGACTCCAGCTCGCTCTCTGTTCTCGGAGTTCTCCACGGCTTCCTTCCCTGGCAGATGTTCGAAGCCCGCCTTGTCCTCGAGTCTTCCATCGCCGCCCTTGCCGCCGAGCGCGCCACCGATGAACATGTCGCCGAACTTGCAGAAGAGGTCGCCGAGATGTACGCCGCCATCACCGATCCTCAGGAGTACCTCATCCACGATGTGCGATTCCACCGCACCATCGCCCGTGCTGCAGGAAACCCTATTCTGGCTGCGCTCATGGAAACCATCACGGCCAATCTCTACGAATATCGCTCCAAGACCGTCCAGAACGCCAAGGACTTGAAGGAATCCGCTGAGATGCACCGCGAGGTCTTCCGTGCCATCCGGTCGCACAATCCGAATCACGCACGCGAAGCGATGGAAAAACACCTCAACCTTGCCCGCACTGCCCAGGCAGCAGAGATCGAACAGATCTCACAGTCTGCCGACGCCGTCGAGACGGTCACCGACTAA
- a CDS encoding nitroreductase family protein, whose amino-acid sequence MANIRKSLPQAIAERRATPSFDGAPIPLEDLKQILDAGLHAPSGYNMQPWRFVVVQAPEQKKKLRAASFNQAKVEEASAVIVACGDADGWRKDLDLMIQQGREGGMPESYAAQASTSVSNFLSGFSREQMHGWLNKHVMIALTHMMLMAEVMGYDTAPMEGFEQDKVHEVLRLPMSYWVVALLGIGHLKGPDKYYGGRFEMSHTVFGEEFGKPLK is encoded by the coding sequence ATGGCGAATATCAGGAAGTCTTTACCCCAGGCAATTGCAGAACGGCGCGCGACTCCTAGTTTCGATGGAGCACCGATTCCGTTGGAGGATCTGAAGCAGATTCTCGACGCGGGTCTTCATGCGCCAAGTGGATACAACATGCAGCCGTGGCGCTTTGTGGTGGTTCAAGCGCCCGAGCAGAAGAAGAAGCTGCGCGCGGCCAGCTTCAACCAGGCGAAGGTGGAAGAGGCCTCTGCGGTGATTGTGGCATGCGGTGATGCCGATGGATGGCGCAAGGACCTGGACCTGATGATCCAACAGGGTCGTGAGGGAGGGATGCCCGAGAGCTACGCGGCTCAGGCCAGTACCAGCGTGTCGAACTTTCTTTCCGGATTCAGCAGAGAACAGATGCATGGGTGGCTGAACAAGCATGTGATGATTGCCCTGACTCACATGATGTTGATGGCCGAGGTGATGGGATACGACACCGCTCCGATGGAAGGTTTTGAGCAGGACAAGGTGCATGAAGTATTGCGGCTGCCGATGAGCTACTGGGTGGTGGCGCTGCTTGGGATCGGACATCTGAAGGGGCCGGACAAGTACTACGGCGGTCGTTTTGAGATGAGCCATACGGTCTTTGGCGAAGAGTTTGGCAAGCCACTGAAGTGA
- a CDS encoding NUDIX hydrolase → MRSGREYPQAPIVGVAAVVVCGETILLVRRGREPMRGTWSLPGGALELGETTAEGIVREVCEEAGVQVRPVEVITALDRIIRDEAGRVRFHYVLVEWLCLVEEKILPELLCGDDAIEARWIPYNEASLAEYDLGTDTLDVIEQGWKLAETKAR, encoded by the coding sequence GTGAGGAGCGGGCGGGAGTATCCGCAGGCTCCGATCGTCGGCGTGGCGGCGGTGGTTGTATGTGGAGAAACGATTCTTCTTGTGCGCCGCGGTCGCGAACCGATGCGGGGAACATGGTCACTGCCGGGAGGAGCGCTCGAATTGGGCGAAACGACGGCTGAAGGAATCGTCCGCGAGGTCTGCGAAGAGGCGGGCGTCCAAGTGCGACCGGTTGAGGTCATCACCGCGCTGGATCGGATTATCCGCGATGAGGCTGGACGAGTGCGGTTCCACTATGTACTAGTGGAGTGGCTTTGTCTCGTGGAAGAAAAAATCCTTCCAGAGTTGTTGTGTGGAGATGACGCCATCGAGGCCCGGTGGATTCCTTATAACGAGGCGTCTTTGGCCGAGTATGATCTTGGGACAGATACCCTGGATGTAATTGAGCAGGGTTGGAAGCTTGCGGAGACGAAGGCGCGATGA